In Monodelphis domestica isolate mMonDom1 chromosome 4, mMonDom1.pri, whole genome shotgun sequence, one DNA window encodes the following:
- the monDomV1R1221 gene encoding vomeronasal 1 receptor monDomV1R1221 (The RefSeq protein has 1 substitution compared to this genomic sequence), which produces MKLFNLLVAILFITQIGSGLLGNLFLLCYYISALLSGHRLRPIDTIFVNLAFANLKVLLSKGLPQTMFFLGMKNFLDPFCCNLIHYLQHLSRSVSLSTTCLLSGFQVIAISASNSRWSELKAQATKYIVHSCLFCWCFYLLINLTMLGIMHNSRFKSNNTRWWHLGYCSVAAPASFNTTFYGIIFSLPDFICMAFMIWASVYLIFLLHRHHQRVKHIHNLHISPGYFPEIRATHAILLLVCTYVSFYSIDSILSFSVFQFGKYESFLLPIAQFMTTCFPTISPFILISYDSQGHRNWRNLWSKKSSQ; this is translated from the coding sequence atgaaGCTTTTTAACTTGTTGGTGGCCATTCTTTTCATTACCCAGATTGGAAGTGGACTTCTAGGAAATCTCTTCCTACTGTGCTATTATATTTCTGCTTTACTCAGTGGCCACAGACTAAGGCCCATTGACACTATTTTTGTCAACTTGGCCTTTGCTAACTTGAAAGTTCTTTTGTTCAAGGGTCTCCCTCAAACAATGTTCTTTTTGGGCATGAAAAATTTCCTTGATCCTTTTTGTTGCAATCTTATCCATTACCTTCAACATCTGTCCCGAAGTGTTTCCCTAAGCACCACCTGCCTCCTGAGTGGTTTTCAGGTCATTGCCATCAGTGCCAGTAATTCCAGGTGGTCTGAACTCAAAGCCCAAGCCACAAAGTACATTGTCCATTCTTGTCTCTTCTGCTGGTGCTTTTACTTGTTGATAAATTTGACTATGCTTGGGATCATGCATAACTCAAGGTTTAAGAGTAACAACACAAGATGGTGGCATCTAGGATATTGTTCAGTTGCAGCACCTGCCTCATTTAATACCACATTCTATGGTATTATCTTCTCTCTTCCTGATTTTATTTGCATGGCATTCATGATCTGGGCCAGTGTCTActtgatttttcttcttcatagaCACCATCAACGAGTCAAACATATTCACAACCTCCATATTTCTCCCGGATATTTTCCTGAGATAAGAGCCACACATGCAATCCTTTTACTCGTGTGCACATATGTCTccttctattccattgattccatcttgtcattttctgtttttcagtttgGCAAATATGagtcctttctccttcccattgCACAGTTCATGACTACATGTTTCCCAACTATCAGTCCCTTTATCCTGATATCCTATgattcccaaggtcacagaaatTGGCGTAATCTATGGAGCAAGAAAAGTTCTCAATAA